In a single window of the Cupriavidus basilensis genome:
- a CDS encoding NUDIX hydrolase yields MIATKACPIVLHSRHGIVHILAFKHPAAGHQLVKGTIEHGESSPEAAIRELCEESGICDAHVVSDLGLWNASYQEQIWSFQLCESGAELPDEWTFETSDDGGHTFAFYWHPLQRDLPEQCHPLFQSALREVRVRIGALTRPA; encoded by the coding sequence ATGATCGCAACAAAAGCGTGCCCGATTGTTTTGCACAGTCGTCACGGTATCGTACATATCCTCGCATTCAAGCATCCTGCCGCAGGCCACCAGTTGGTAAAGGGCACCATTGAGCACGGTGAGTCTTCGCCGGAGGCAGCAATTCGTGAGCTCTGTGAAGAGTCAGGTATTTGCGACGCTCACGTGGTTTCGGATCTCGGCCTTTGGAACGCGTCCTATCAGGAACAGATCTGGTCTTTCCAACTGTGCGAGTCGGGGGCGGAATTGCCTGACGAGTGGACCTTCGAGACTAGCGACGACGGCGGCCACACGTTTGCATTTTATTGGCACCCGCTGCAGCGGGACTTGCCCGAACAATGCCACCCGCTCTTTCAATCGGCTTTACGCGAGGTTCGTGTGCGAATCGGAGCGCTAACCAGGCCGGCTTGA
- a CDS encoding AAA family ATPase has protein sequence MSAKNGNLKICFIGPSGAGKTTLARRLSRETGIPHIPFDEIYWDMDSGDYLKRSNELIDEATERVRSGKCWIVEGSYDKRLLPFFRDANWILMIQTSLYVRVLRILKRYVQSKFRVAGPVETFSNTIELIRFTSSYPAKLSGFFQSHPELLEKTLTVSTYEDIASRTGSRSAVFSDRR, from the coding sequence ATGTCAGCGAAAAATGGGAATCTAAAAATATGTTTCATTGGCCCTTCCGGTGCGGGAAAAACCACGCTCGCACGTCGCCTGTCGCGAGAGACGGGTATCCCACACATCCCGTTCGATGAAATCTACTGGGACATGGATAGCGGCGATTATTTGAAGCGATCGAACGAATTGATTGATGAGGCCACGGAACGGGTGAGATCGGGGAAATGCTGGATTGTCGAGGGATCATATGACAAGCGCTTGCTTCCGTTCTTCCGGGATGCGAATTGGATCCTGATGATCCAGACGTCTTTGTACGTGCGCGTTTTGAGGATACTCAAGCGCTATGTGCAGAGCAAATTTCGCGTAGCTGGACCAGTCGAGACATTCTCAAATACTATTGAGCTGATTCGGTTTACGAGCAGCTATCCAGCCAAGCTTTCCGGATTTTTTCAATCCCACCCCGAGCTGTTAGAGAAGACTCTCACGGTGAGTACCTACGAAGATATCGCATCCAGAACTGGTTCAAGGTCTGCCGTGTTTAGCGATCGACGTTAA
- a CDS encoding shikimate kinase, translating to MTSVLHLVGPGGAGKTSVGPVLAQRLGWQFIDLDERFMSFEGNIGAFIATLGYVLYAKQNISVYRRVRCSLAAPTVLALSSGFLMYPEDIDHEYQALRSAIESNALTSLLLPAFELEPCVEIIVQRQLLRPYLPGDRASEERRIRERFPKFMALSCARFRSDAAPDKTASQIERFVRGRIVLLK from the coding sequence TTGACAAGCGTTCTTCATCTCGTCGGGCCCGGCGGAGCCGGGAAGACCTCTGTCGGTCCCGTCCTGGCTCAGCGGCTCGGGTGGCAGTTCATCGACCTGGACGAGCGCTTCATGTCATTCGAAGGGAACATCGGCGCGTTCATCGCAACGTTGGGCTACGTGCTTTATGCGAAGCAGAATATTTCTGTTTACCGGAGGGTCAGGTGCTCGCTCGCAGCCCCCACGGTTTTGGCCCTATCCTCGGGCTTTCTGATGTACCCAGAAGACATTGACCACGAGTATCAGGCTCTGCGTAGCGCCATCGAATCGAATGCACTGACCTCCTTGCTGCTGCCAGCATTCGAGTTGGAGCCGTGTGTCGAGATCATCGTGCAACGGCAACTTTTGAGACCGTATCTACCCGGTGACAGGGCAAGCGAGGAGCGACGGATACGAGAGCGATTTCCAAAATTCATGGCGTTGTCATGCGCCCGGTTTCGAAGCGATGCTGCGCCAGACAAAACGGCGTCGCAGATTGAGCGGTTTGTGCGCGGACGTATCGTGCTCCTTAAGTAG
- a CDS encoding ShlB/FhaC/HecB family hemolysin secretion/activation protein, producing the protein MIAAMLSVAGGAGYTSTSLRAQVPPANPGQAAILSGAEQEQRVRQQQEARERAQAVQAPGVRAAQPSAEGFPALPVEQPCFRIERFALDVPAELPPALHARGASALPQDPFAFARAWLDHYQGACIGKQGVDMLAKGVSHVILGQGYVTTRVLLPEQDLSTGTLRMALIPGVIGQLRFAEADLRGTWKSAFPARPGDLLNLRDLEQGLEQMKRVTSQDVDMQVVPTSVPGQSDVVIAVKRTKPWTVVASMDNSGTRSTGKLQGNLSVGIDNPLGLNDLFNVGYSQDLAFGDRRHGTHGWNGFYSVPWGYWTGTVSAYSSTYYQQIAGVNQTFVSSGNSQTVDFKLQRVLSRSQNDVLGLQFRLSKRFGKSFIEDTEIEQQRRNNTVVEVGITGRHYFGAAQFDGSLAYRQGVAGLGAQPDTLAQLGGPTWRYRMAVLDANLSVPFKLAEQSLRYVTTVRGQFTNDRLFYIDALTIGSRYTVRGFDGESLLAGERGFYWRNELQAPLGGSGQALYAGLDYGRVFGPSTEGLVGTQLAGAVIGLRGGLGSKLGAVSYDLFLGMPVYKPAAFHTAGVTAGLQLVFQY; encoded by the coding sequence ATGATTGCCGCCATGCTTTCGGTGGCGGGTGGTGCGGGTTACACCAGCACGTCATTGCGTGCCCAGGTGCCTCCCGCCAATCCGGGTCAGGCCGCCATCCTCTCCGGCGCCGAACAGGAGCAGCGCGTGCGCCAGCAGCAGGAAGCCCGCGAACGCGCCCAGGCGGTCCAGGCGCCGGGCGTGCGGGCAGCGCAGCCGTCGGCAGAGGGGTTTCCCGCGTTGCCGGTCGAGCAGCCGTGCTTTCGCATCGAGCGCTTTGCGCTTGACGTCCCGGCGGAGCTGCCGCCCGCGCTGCATGCGCGCGGCGCGTCTGCCTTGCCGCAGGATCCGTTCGCCTTTGCCCGTGCGTGGCTGGATCACTACCAGGGGGCTTGCATCGGCAAGCAGGGCGTGGACATGCTGGCCAAGGGCGTGTCGCACGTCATCCTTGGCCAGGGCTATGTGACCACGCGCGTATTGCTGCCCGAGCAGGACCTGAGCACCGGCACGTTGCGCATGGCGTTGATCCCCGGCGTGATCGGGCAATTGCGCTTTGCCGAGGCGGATCTCCGGGGCACCTGGAAGAGCGCGTTTCCAGCGCGCCCAGGCGATCTGCTGAACCTGCGGGACCTGGAGCAAGGCCTGGAGCAGATGAAGCGCGTGACCAGCCAGGATGTGGACATGCAGGTTGTGCCCACCAGCGTGCCGGGCCAGAGCGACGTGGTGATCGCGGTCAAGCGGACCAAGCCGTGGACGGTGGTGGCGTCGATGGACAACTCGGGCACGCGCTCCACCGGCAAGCTGCAGGGCAACCTGAGCGTGGGCATTGACAACCCGCTGGGCCTGAACGACCTGTTCAACGTGGGCTACAGCCAGGATCTGGCCTTTGGCGACCGGCGCCACGGCACGCATGGCTGGAACGGCTTCTACTCGGTGCCGTGGGGTTACTGGACGGGCACGGTGTCGGCGTATTCCAGCACCTATTACCAGCAGATTGCCGGCGTCAACCAGACCTTTGTCTCCAGCGGCAATTCACAGACGGTGGATTTCAAGCTGCAGCGGGTGCTTAGCCGCAGCCAGAACGATGTGCTTGGCCTGCAGTTCCGGCTGTCCAAGCGCTTTGGCAAGAGCTTTATCGAGGATACGGAGATCGAGCAGCAGCGGCGCAACAACACGGTGGTGGAGGTGGGCATCACCGGTCGCCACTACTTCGGCGCCGCCCAGTTCGACGGCAGCCTGGCCTACCGCCAGGGCGTGGCCGGCCTTGGCGCGCAGCCCGATACGCTGGCCCAGCTGGGTGGCCCCACCTGGCGTTACCGCATGGCCGTGCTGGATGCGAACCTGTCGGTGCCGTTCAAGCTGGCGGAGCAGTCGCTGCGCTATGTCACTACCGTGCGCGGGCAGTTCACCAATGACCGGCTGTTCTATATCGACGCGCTGACCATCGGCAGCCGGTACACGGTGCGCGGCTTCGATGGCGAAAGCCTGCTGGCGGGGGAGCGCGGTTTCTACTGGCGCAATGAGCTACAGGCGCCGCTGGGCGGGAGCGGGCAGGCGCTGTATGCCGGGCTGGACTATGGGCGGGTGTTTGGGCCGTCGACCGAGGGGCTGGTGGGTACCCAGCTGGCGGGCGCGGTGATCGGGCTGAGAGGCGGGCTGGGGTCGAAGCTGGGGGCGGTGTCGTATGACTTGTTTTTGGGTATGCCGGTTTATAAGCCGGCGGCGTTCCATACGGCGGGGGTGACGGCGGGGTTGCAGTTGGTGTTTCAGTATTGA